Part of the Besnoitia besnoiti strain Bb-Ger1 chromosome Unknown contig00015, whole genome shotgun sequence genome is shown below.
AGGGGAGGGGGCCTGCGAGACAgccaagaggagagaaacgTGGCAGCCGGCGACTGCGACGCCCGAAGAAGTCCTCGAGACGGACTCCCTCCTTCACAAAAATGTCCTTTCGACGAACGGAAACGAGATATGTACACCACACATGCGAAGAAGCGTAGCGGTGGCATCAGCTGCGTGTCCAGCTGTCTTCCACCTGCATGCCCGCCAGGGAAGTCCCGAATCCGACGGAAAAAAAGCCTTTCACCTCTTCAAAGCCAAAACAGCGAGGGTGgaaagacacacacacaggtTGGCCCTGCGAAAACTGGAAAACGGTAAGTGTCGATAAAAACCGCGCACAAACTGCAGCTGCGTgggaagcggagacgggCAAGAACGCGTACAGCTCCCGCGGAAGACAATAGTCACGCACGCTGCGCGCACAGCCTATTTACGCATCGAGAGACGCGTTGAGACTGCCGGAAACAGAAATACAGAGTCACCGAAAGCGCGTCAGTCCTCAGAGCCTCCACAAATGCTCAACAGGAGCACGTCCTTCTGGAagaactcgcgcgcgctgacTCAGGCTCTCCCGATGCGGCGCGACTTTCGAATGCAATGCACAGTGTGGAGGGCGCTCGCTGGTCAAAATCCCGCGTGCCTCACGGCTATGGCGCATCGCGCGGTTGCCGAAGACGAGAGTGCGTGGCAGCTGCGAGCAGGGAAGGCGCCGTTTCGATCACCCCTGCGCTGACAAGAAAGTTCATTCGACCTGCAGCCTCCCAGAGTCGACGGCAAGGTCGACACAGTACTCCAAACTTCAGCAGCCTGCAGCCAGACTCGTCCGTCGGCTAGTGGGGTTGCAGCAGGGCGCGCTACCTCGGTTCCTCCTTGCCAGGcatctcctccgcgtctcttctttATCCACTGTATCGCAAACTCCCAGGTGCCAGACGTTTGGTGGTGACCCAGGCGCGCTTCCTGACTTTCTAGAGAGTCGCTACGGTTTCGTACGAATTCCGTTGTCAGAGAGTCTCGCCGTCGGCATCCCACGGTCGTGACAGTGTACACACTCTGACCCAAATTCAAGCGACTCCTGCACAGCGTCGAACTTCGTATTTGCTGCGCTCGGGGGGAGGGCTCATTCCGCAGACGTCTCACGTCGTTCTCGATTTTGTTTGGGTGGAGTGAGACCGCCCCCGAACGAGCCACTCGGTTCACAGTTTTAACGCTTCCCCTACGATACGCGTACTCCCGTACTTGCAGAGCGAGCGCGTCTTTGCTACGCTGGTCAACAGATCGACAACGGCTCGTTTCTCGGTTCCGCGTCCTACCCGCCTGCATGACGTGCTCAGCCTCATCCGCCTACCCTCCCAGGGTTGTCGCAGCTAGCTACGAAAGCGTGCCGTGCGCCGTGGCGCTCATGCCCCGACTTCGCGCTTCAAAAGAGTCCGTTGCTGCCTCGAGGAccaggggggggaggggggggagacaTGGCAGACTTCTGACTTCTTTCTGAAATTCTATCCTGCCACCACCCCCTCGGCTTGCCCTCCGATGAGCCTTCAAGTTGGCTCGAGAACATCTTTAAAGTGTGTACGCCCACATGACTGCAAGTCTGACAAGAAAGATTGTTCTTTAGGTCTTTTTCGCAGATATCGTTGGGCTGGTCTCTGTAGATACCGATCCTTAGGCCAGGAAAGCAGGAGCGCCAAAGAAACCGTATGCGAGGCATGCATGGGTCTCCGCTGCCTGATGTCCTCATCTCAGGCTGCAGAGCGGCTCACACAACTGAATGCATTCCCCTACAGAGCTAGATGTGAAGAATGTACAGAACGATTTGAGCGGGCAGTTCAGACAGTTCAGTTTAGCACCGCGCTCCTGAAAGCAACGACGCACATTGTAAAGAGTTGTTCCTTGGCTGCTCGATGGCGTTGCGGCACGAGAAGAGCTTTGCCGCACCGGAGTGTTGTCGACCGGTCATAGGGGGCGAAAACTGACGATCAAAACCTCAAAAGTGTCGCTGTCTCATTCCCTATATAGCGAGGTGTGTCTCGAGGTGCCAACTGGCAGCGAACAACCTAACCTGACCAGCAAAGAGTGGCTGAGCAACCGTCTTCATTGAGATGCTGCTTTGCAGTGTTAGCAAAGTGACACTTATGATAGAGTGTGGACATGCCAGCCTGCCTGCAAACAGCACTGGTTGCCTGCTTCCAATGTGGCGAATGAACCACATGAGCCACCTGCAAAAAGCCATTTTCACTACAAACGCCCGAACCCGTCTTCTCACAAGTGCGCGTAGAAAAAGGCCTGTGAATGCCAAACTCGAAAAACTTGCCTCAGCTTTTTCAAAGGCGCGCATCGATTCGGCACTCCTTGGTGACAAAGTTCGTCCCCCTCCACACCACTGGAATGGAGACAAGCGATTTGAAGTGAAGTGAAAATGAATTTTCAGCAAAACAGCGGGTATCTCCTCTCGCACGCCATGAACTCCAGATCTGAACAAGTCTGCCTGGTAAATGAAATTTCGAGGCCCCTTACTGTACGCACCAGGCCTCTGTTCCAGGGAACCAGCAAACGTTCACGCCGAGAAGCATTCAGAAACACCTGTTAGCATTCTTGACGTCATGCTTCACAAACCCTTCTCCATCGGATTCACTCCCTGACCCAAACAGACAAAACACGAAGCGGTGAGCGTTTCTACAGGTGATACGGATGCCCTCCACACACCGAAACTCGCCACTACGCCGCCGGAAcgaacgcgcagcagctACTTGTGGCGACAAGGcaccgccgcggcagtccaCGATGTAACACGTCTTTGCATTGCTCGGCCGTCTTCCTCAATGTACCCTCTGGCGTTTTTGCTTTTTCaactccgcgtcgccttcggagTACTGGCCGTGACTCTCCTTGCTCATGCCTGCCAGCGTCTTTCAGCACTTCTCTTCCTTCGCAGGGTGCCTTctgcgagcgcgccggctcTCGTTTGTGCTTCAGCCGTCTACATGACTGAACagccgccctcttcttcctcctcggatGCAGACTCCTTCACAAAAAGCGAAAACAGCACACAGCCAAGACGCAGATAAACCCCCATGTAGCAGCACCAAAAAGAAGGAAGCCCAAACACGGAGCACGAGTGCGAAGGAAAGGAAAACGAAGACCGCGTCACGCGGAccctcgcgcgcatgcaaaaaGGTTAATAGATAGGTCGACACACGCGAGAAGGCACACCGCGTAAAACAACGCGCGAAAGATCTGGCAGCCATGGATATGAACGCGTGCGCAGTTCTCGCAAAGACGGAGGAAGAAACGTCCACGCTGCTGACAACTGCCGATGCGCGGaatgaggaagaagaggacagTCACACCGAAACTGAGGCGCAACACAAACCTACCTCTTCGTATTCAATATCCCACAGCATGACGCATCCCAAAATGCGGTAGACCATCTCCAGGAACATCTGCAAACAAACACCGCGAACAAACACATGGGAACTAACGTTAATGCGAATCCCGAGTCGAATGCATGCCAACACAACCTATACTAGTATGAACACACTTCACcagcgagcgagccgcagtCCGCAGCGCCGATTTGCTCCAGATTCCTTTTAACTCCGAACGCGACAACTTGCCTCTCCATGCATCCATCAATACACATTCTATACATCTATCTTTCTATCTGACTACCTGTGTGTAGCTATTATATCTGTCTACCTGTCTGTGTAcctgtctatctgtctacCTACCTATATCTGTCACATCTATCTACTAATCTTTACATCTATGGATAGGTATACATCTACCTATCCATCTGCATATCTCCACAATTACCTCGATGCGCGCTGCCTCAGGCTCAATAATGTCTCTCGGGACGGAAGTGGGTGAAGTTAGTGTATTATTCCTCCGAGTGTCTCGAGGACTAATTGGCCTTACCTTTTCAACATTTTTGCCATCAACCGCGGAGACCTTCCAGAAGCGGATAAACTTTGTCTGTCTGCACACAGCCACGACCGAGGCACAGACAAGGAAGCCAGCAATGTCTGTAATGCAGATTGATGTATGCGTGCATGCGAAGTGAAACCCGGTTCCTCACACATCCGTAAATATAAACAAATACCTTCGCATATGCACGTACGTGAATACTTTTGAGCGCACACAGCATTCGCGAGCGATGGCGTAATGCCCTGCCACGCTCAAACTCAGCCGTGACGGCATCCTTTGATCCAGTAGAtaaagaccttcaagatctaaaccagcAGTCCACCCCGTAATATACACTTCCCAgaaaggtagtttatataTGAACATAGGAATCCCTCCGCAAAGCGGATGAAAAGAAAAGAACAAAACGCCCCAGGAAATTCCCTTACGCGAATatctccgcctcgccgatGATTGCCTGAACTCTCTCTGAGGTCGGATCCACGTCTGCAAGAAAACGCAAGACGGAACCTGCCAGCGAGAGatccgcgaggagagacgggGAGGAAAAAGACAAAGCAGCAACAGACCTGGAGGCGCTACTCTAAACAACTATTGCTGAGCGTGTCTGGGGGGATGATGGGATACGACCCAATCTCGGAAGAGAGTCTCAGATGCGCAGCATCCGCCGAGACgacttctctgcgtctcagaCGCACTTAGCGCGCATCCTTCAACACCGCGGGGTGAGACactgctgcgcatgcaactgCACTTCATACATATCCACTCCCCCCTGCGACACCCCCCCTTCTTGTAGTTTCGCCTACCGTATTTGTTCCCGACAAGGTAGACGATCGGGCGCAGACTCTCCTAAAACCCACAAGACACAAGcacgcctccttcgcgagcAATGGAAAATGAAATCCTCTGCTGAAACTGAACCTCCTTCCCGCTTAACTCCGCAGGTAGTGACCTGAAAGTACCTCATTAGTTCCGCACAACCATGCCCGCTGCCagacacgcatgcagcaTCTCAAGGGCGTGAGGGTAAATCGCTACCCCTACTCAGCTATTCGAAGCTCTTCCCGCGGTTGCAGCGgttcgcctctggcgcgATCCTATCCGCGTCAGCCTTTCTATCGGAGGCGGGAAGAGAACTCGCCTGAGCAGGCATTGAGCCCGAAGACACTACGCGAGGTGGAGAGGCGAACTTTCCGCTTAGCCGCTGTACTTTCTGTCCTTCCAACCCTAAGCCTTACGCGCTTGTAGTCGTGAACGCTCTCAATGAGATCGTAAATCTCCATGGCCTTATGAAGCGTCGCCTTTCGGTTCACATCAAAGACGATTACCATGCCCATTCGCCCTGTTTGAGAAGCCACACAGGGGAGAAACACGCACAAAAGACGCATGCGAGTCCGGCTGCAACGCCCATGCTTTTCGCAAGAAACGTGCCTGACTCCTCGGGTGAAGAATAGACGGATGGCGTCCACCGCAACGGGGCTAAAACGTACGCCAGTTGAGACGAGCGATCATCACCAAACGCCCTGTCACTAATGAGAATCTTCGACGAAACACTAGTCGTTGAGCAGGCGAAAGCCTCGGTTCAGAATGCGACAGCACACAACCCCACGCAGATGGAATGGGAGTCGATGGCACTGCCTCACTCAGGTACCCTGACATAATCAAGGGCGCGGCACAGCTAGATGCTGCGAGACCGAAATAGGAAGGACGGGCGATAAGAGGGCGAGCGCATCTCGCGCGGCACCGCGCGGATCGCCGCTCGTGGAAGAACGCGGGCGAACTGTTCCAACGCATCCGAAAATAGATGAAGCTGTTTGCTGTAATGCGTGAACCAGTCAAAACGCGAGGATGGGtagcgacgacgcgaggcgcttgaAAGGCAGACCAAGAACGACGAAAACTGAGCTACGAGAGAGACTCACCGTTTGTGATGGGGCGGTAGGGCTCGCGAAAGGTCACGGGGACTTCGGGGGCCTTCCAGAGGCTGAACGGGGTGAAGTCCGTCACGCCTTCCTTGACTGTCACTGAGACAGAAAGCCGCACATGGCCGTCACACGTAGAACGGCAAAGTGAATCGCGAGCGACCCTCTGAAGCAGTCGAGGCCgacgggcgcagcgcggcagaagagaaacgaCCTCAAAACGCATCCAAAAACTGCGAAAAGACTTGCAGTGCACGCCTCAGGAGAAACCAACAAGCACGTGGACATCAGAACATTGCATTACAAGACTAAGCGAAAGAGACGAGCCAAAAGAACACTTACTGACTCTCCGCTTCATGGTCATGAATTTTCGAATGTCGCGGCCTTCATCTGTTCGTCCGACGTCGTAGGTGTCCTCCAGCTCGATGCACACCGAGCGCAGCGGTGAGTCCGCGGACCCATTTTCTTCCTCTGGAATGCGACACACTCTGTAGTAGAGGCTGAACGGAACAAAGAGAGACATTCGCGCGCGTGAAAGCAGCTGCCGACACTTAGGAGTGCCGATGCAACATCCAGGCATGGAACAGGACGAAGTGCAGCAGAAAGACAACTTGCTCAGACGGCCCATGGGCAAGAAGAGATCCTTCGCCACCGCAAATCAGCATTCGCGCAGGCGATGAGTTGCCTCACACATGATGCTGTTTGAAGCACTAGGGCTGCCACATGCATAGACAGGCCCTTCCAgctatatctgtatatatacacgtcGATAGATTCATAGATATACATGGATAGGTGGATAGAcatagataggtagatagacagacaaataaataaataaataaatatgtACACCGGAAGGGAGGGCCTGTCCCGGGCAGTCCAGAAAAGAAAATCCGGGGTCGTACAGCTGGAAGCAGGCCGacagaggcgggcgaggagaggaataTACAGCAGGACCATGTTGAGCTTTTGCAAGAGTTCTAATTGTATCATATTAATTTTATGAAGGCCTATTTTGTTACAGGAATGGAACGTACGCCGGCCACTCTGTTGTGAATGTAGTGTTTGGTTGGCAGTTGTTATTGACGAAGGCGTTAATGATGGAGGTCttcccgctgcctcctcccccgAAGAAGGTGATCCTCAAGAGAGGAAAGTCAGCGCCCGTCGCCATTTTGAGTCTTCGGGACAGACATTGACCGAGCCGCGGGCAACAGAAAGGAAAGAGAAGAGGTGAATTTCACGTCCGAAAACAAGTAGAGGAGCGTGGACCGGCTCGAAACTGCCGGCGATGAAGACGCAACAAAGGGAATGGAGGGGGGTACAGCGACGGAAGAGCTGTGAGGCGGCACGGGGAAAGCGAATGTGAAGGGGGAAGACCGTGGACACGAGGAACATGCGAAGCAgtgcagagaggagcgagaagaaagcaaaTTCGTGGAAAGCGAAGGGGGGACAACACACGTTTCAAAACTCTCCCTGCGAGTTtgtgccgcgctcgcctcgccgcgatctcttcgcgcgcctacACGTGGCTAGATTGCTTCCTTCCGACAGACTCAGCCCCCCTGGATGTTTGTCAGAGTGCCCAGTTGACTTTGTTTCCGGCTCTTGCGGGACAGCCAACATCGTGGTGGCGGAACGTGGCCGAAAGCCTAGAAGAAAtgaatgttgatacgactTTCTATTGGACACTGTTCTCCGGCCTCGACTCTCCTCTCGTGTATCGGCTCGAGTTGAGTTACTGCCCGTATCGGCGCGAGTTGAGTTACCGCCCGAATCGTCGCTTCCCGACGCCTCTAACCCATTGCCTTGAAGGAGGGTTGACTCAGAAACAATGATGCAGAGTCGCTGATAAAGGCGCAGATACACGCAGGACTTGGAAATGTGTAACGAAAAGGGAATGTGCAATATGGTGCAGCCGACGAAACTCGCGCGACAGGATGTTGTGCGTGACGAGCCACGTTCGAGTCACAAAGACACAAACACTCTGCTGCGGAATACTGGAAGTGAAAACGAACGCGAGAAGAAAATCAAGGAGGCCAGGAAAAAAATCGGAGACACGTAGCTATAGATTAAGGTGTCCAATAGATGTGGCGCATGCGCTAGCTGGCATGTCAAAGGGATCAGCTGCTTACGTTGACGCTCCCTTCAGGCATCCGCTCAAGGAAAACACGGCTAGTTCGCTCTCAAAGAACATATTCTTCCAGCTTAAGATGACATTGTTTTGAGGAGGGAATGCTACCAGGAAGCTGGAGTTCTCTGCTGAAGAGACTGCACCTGCGTCCCGCAACCACCACCAAGCCATTGCCACGGTTCGCCCTGGGTGGTCATGACGCGTCGCGGAGCAAGGCAGTTGTTGAGTTAACTCCACACTCATTAGAGGGAATGTAGGGTTGAGACGCGCAAGGCACTCAAACTTGAAGTCGTACCACGTTTTCGGACTTTTGTGAGTCTCCTGAGTCGAATTCTAGCGTCGCTtgaggtgtacgtacacttcAAAAACATGCAAACCCCTGAGGGGGGCGTAGCAAGAGAGGTTTTTCTCCTCTATTTTTCCGTTGAAGGAGTTTTGGTAGTTTCACCGTATGCGGATTGCTTAAGCGTTCGTCACATGCGTTTGGCCTTACGCACTGTTTGGCACATGGCTGGTCTACGGGTCCCGCGCTGTTTTTCAACGGGCTTCTCCGTGTCAGTGACCCTGGGCTGCAAGACAGCCGTGATAGACCTGGAGCTGTAGCGCGATTCCGGTATGCCCGAGCAAGGCGCTTTCCACGTGTTTTATGACACATCACTTTTTTTTGAAATGTGCTGCTGGGCAGAAACTGA
Proteins encoded:
- a CDS encoding Ras family protein (encoded by transcript BESB_028180), with protein sequence MATGADFPLLRITFFGGGGSGKTSIINAFVNNNCQPNTTFTTEWPALYYRVCRIPEEENGSADSPLRSVCIELEDTYDVGRTDEGRDIRKFMTMKRRVMTVKEGVTDFTPFSLWKAPEVPVTFREPYRPITNGRMGMVIVFDVNRKATLHKAMEIYDLIESVHDYKRESLRPIVYLVGNKYDVDPTSERVQAIIGEAEIFAQTKFIRFWKVSAVDGKNVEKMFLEMVYRILGCVMLWDIEYEEGVNPMEKGL